Proteins co-encoded in one Acidobacteriota bacterium genomic window:
- a CDS encoding transposase family protein has translation MFQFDISGLKSRWLDQKTRRIISVSSLEVSKNHENTNNDRVRVWRFALIDDFSRRCFIRYVGVAKPNSSHVVDFLLQAYSELGVPQTLYTDNDAIIKFGRNARTTEILNKVLLDQGGYQNTFHLPGNSRATGKVERLHQTVEQCERFIGPYIAERGQLTLEALNDQFARGVMHKLNNSVHSETGQKPLERWENTLSVIRRLDYSSLRSAFMADEHEVKLKGDLTFRLKGKTYQLPQSEIYPFANWTTRSEKLRIIFPDDQPFFTVVGFDGLEYDVPKDLYKPDTAGEYRSTAQTDAETLRKELKQVAKEDAKRVRTVSSEGRVAEPIRFFDESVNDQPAAMPSNIARFPKPETVAVPLERLAEAAPGRVREDLYTGRMLTCWEACDLYKQRFSTLAECKSFMDSMFASRDETCFVPQSEIESGIDAGRQTEAVPQRILRAV, from the coding sequence ATGTTCCAGTTCGACATCTCCGGTCTTAAATCCCGCTGGCTCGATCAGAAAACCCGGCGTATTATTTCCGTCTCCAGTCTCGAGGTTTCAAAGAACCATGAAAACACCAACAATGATCGTGTCAGAGTTTGGCGTTTCGCTCTCATTGACGATTTTTCCCGCCGTTGCTTTATCCGCTACGTTGGAGTCGCGAAGCCGAATAGCTCACACGTCGTTGATTTCCTGCTGCAGGCGTACAGTGAACTTGGCGTCCCGCAAACCCTTTACACAGATAACGACGCGATCATTAAGTTCGGTCGAAATGCCCGCACTACGGAGATTCTCAATAAGGTTCTCTTAGACCAGGGCGGCTATCAAAACACTTTCCACTTACCCGGTAATTCACGAGCTACCGGCAAGGTCGAACGCCTGCACCAGACCGTCGAGCAGTGCGAGAGATTCATAGGTCCTTACATCGCCGAGCGCGGCCAGCTGACCCTCGAAGCACTTAATGATCAGTTCGCCCGCGGCGTCATGCACAAGCTAAATAACTCAGTCCACAGCGAGACTGGCCAAAAGCCGCTGGAACGCTGGGAAAACACTCTGTCCGTCATACGCCGGCTCGATTATTCATCGCTTCGCTCCGCCTTTATGGCCGATGAGCATGAGGTCAAGCTCAAAGGCGATCTGACGTTCCGGCTCAAAGGCAAAACCTATCAGCTGCCGCAGTCCGAGATCTATCCATTTGCGAACTGGACGACTCGCAGCGAAAAGCTGCGGATCATATTCCCGGACGATCAGCCGTTCTTCACGGTCGTCGGCTTTGATGGCCTTGAGTACGACGTGCCGAAGGATCTCTACAAACCGGACACTGCCGGCGAATACCGCTCGACAGCTCAAACCGATGCGGAAACGCTTCGGAAGGAGCTCAAGCAGGTCGCCAAAGAGGATGCGAAACGCGTCCGCACCGTCTCGTCCGAGGGCCGTGTTGCCGAACCGATCCGGTTCTTCGACGAGTCGGTCAACGATCAGCCAGCAGCGATGCCGAGCAATATTGCCCGTTTCCCAAAACCGGAAACTGTCGCGGTTCCGCTCGAACGCCTCGCCGAGGCAGCCCCCGGACGTGTCCGCGAGGATCTCTACACCGGCCGCATGCTCACCTGTTGGGAAGCCTGCGACCTCTACAAACAACGTTTCTCGACTCTTGCTGAGTGCAAGTCTTTCATGGATTCGATGTTCGCATCGCGTGATGAGACCTGCTTTGTCCCTCAGTCCGAGATCGAGAGTGGCATAGACGCCGGGCGGCAGACCGAAGCCGTTCCGCAGAGGATATTGCGAGCCGTTTAG
- a CDS encoding AAA family ATPase: protein MKQSALQPEDIAFCQAVDEFCQRNEISHRKLGHMCTSPQQYFSKSNAFRLRSGEAPLMLVRRMRPILFDAFADLLTTKGLTSTEVEAELSTVFEPQEYNIMIANRCPLTPEAVRYFGFKYDPFDVDRLPVEDEVFTNPELDSVSARVRDAAVLYQRFVAIIGGVGSGKTLLKLRVAGEVEGHAKLLYPEFFDMSEVTVHGIANKILAELGQKIPQNKEARVSRIREVLTQMQLEGTPVAIVLDECHRLQNRVVSSLKNFWGNDQWPQCSPARRPALRPARVC from the coding sequence ATGAAACAGTCAGCCCTTCAGCCCGAAGATATTGCCTTTTGCCAGGCGGTAGACGAATTCTGCCAACGCAATGAGATCTCACATCGCAAGCTCGGTCACATGTGTACGTCACCGCAGCAATATTTCTCCAAGTCGAATGCGTTTCGTTTGCGATCGGGCGAGGCTCCACTCATGTTGGTGCGACGTATGCGTCCGATCCTCTTCGACGCTTTTGCTGATTTATTAACTACAAAGGGCCTCACTTCCACTGAGGTCGAAGCCGAACTTTCCACTGTTTTTGAACCACAGGAGTACAACATAATGATCGCCAATCGCTGCCCCCTTACACCCGAGGCCGTTCGCTATTTCGGCTTCAAGTATGATCCCTTCGACGTCGATCGCCTTCCGGTCGAGGACGAGGTCTTTACCAATCCCGAGCTTGATTCGGTCTCTGCCCGCGTCCGCGACGCCGCCGTGCTTTATCAGCGTTTCGTCGCGATCATCGGCGGTGTCGGTTCGGGCAAAACTCTGCTCAAGCTCCGTGTCGCCGGCGAAGTCGAGGGCCACGCCAAGCTGCTCTACCCCGAGTTTTTTGACATGTCCGAGGTCACTGTCCACGGCATCGCGAACAAGATCCTTGCAGAGCTCGGGCAAAAGATCCCTCAGAACAAAGAGGCTCGCGTGTCACGCATTCGCGAGGTCCTCACGCAAATGCAGCTCGAGGGAACGCCCGTCGCGATCGTCCTGGATGAATGCCATCGCCTGCAAAACCGCGTGGTCTCATCGCTCAAAAACTTTTGGGGAAATGACCAATGGCCGCAATGCTCGCCTGCTCGGCGTCCTGCTCTTCGGCCAGCCCGCGTTTGTTGA
- a CDS encoding phage portal protein: protein MAQENVKKDASTTAKDIETAIKQFNDRSTTVQKTTDYYRGEHDLKFATDKFKNTFGNLFKSFALNVCPAICDAVRDKLVITGFRVESDGEGGSEVKDLPKEAWKIWQANRMGVRSGEIHKEASINGDAYAIVWVDDMKQVTIYPNKSANVTVFYDEESPGKILWAAKHWQTPEKLFRLNMYYPDRIERLVSKKKSEDGKLPEAKEFVEFEPAVSNPYGIVPVFHFANNGSIGGFGVSELHNAMPVQDALNKSVLDMLVTMEFASYRQRWASGIEIEIDDEGKAKPPFTAGVEKLWITENAETKFGDFEVTDLEQFLKVKDGFRTDIATVTGTPLHYFMLTGASFPQSGISIEKLESRFLGKIRDRMESYGSVWENLMSFALMIENKGKGVRLFTEWQDPAPLSEKEQLDNIVVKKDLGITERQALIEAGYGEEDVDEMLLEKQEIQQKMVQSFNAGENLSNDNTDQQQTDVNVGS, encoded by the coding sequence ATGGCTCAGGAAAACGTAAAAAAGGACGCATCGACAACCGCTAAAGACATCGAAACGGCAATCAAGCAGTTTAACGATCGCTCGACGACGGTTCAAAAGACAACTGACTATTACCGCGGCGAGCATGATCTGAAGTTCGCGACAGACAAATTCAAGAACACATTTGGGAACCTATTCAAATCGTTTGCCCTGAACGTGTGCCCGGCCATCTGCGATGCGGTCCGCGACAAACTGGTGATCACCGGTTTTCGTGTCGAGTCGGACGGCGAAGGCGGCAGCGAAGTTAAGGACCTGCCAAAAGAAGCCTGGAAGATCTGGCAGGCCAACCGCATGGGCGTTCGGTCCGGCGAGATCCACAAAGAAGCCTCGATCAACGGCGACGCGTATGCGATCGTCTGGGTCGATGATATGAAGCAGGTCACGATCTACCCGAACAAATCGGCGAACGTTACCGTCTTTTACGACGAGGAATCACCGGGCAAGATCCTGTGGGCGGCGAAGCACTGGCAGACGCCGGAGAAATTGTTCCGGCTGAACATGTATTATCCGGACCGCATCGAGCGGCTGGTGTCGAAGAAAAAGAGCGAGGACGGCAAGCTGCCAGAAGCGAAGGAGTTCGTCGAGTTCGAGCCTGCGGTGTCGAATCCTTACGGTATCGTGCCAGTTTTCCATTTTGCGAACAACGGATCGATCGGCGGGTTTGGCGTGTCGGAGCTGCACAACGCAATGCCTGTCCAGGATGCTCTCAATAAGTCGGTACTCGACATGCTGGTGACGATGGAATTTGCGAGCTATCGGCAGCGGTGGGCGTCGGGCATCGAGATCGAGATCGACGACGAGGGCAAAGCCAAGCCGCCATTTACGGCCGGTGTCGAGAAGCTCTGGATCACGGAGAATGCCGAGACTAAGTTCGGCGACTTCGAGGTCACGGACCTCGAGCAGTTCCTGAAGGTCAAGGATGGTTTCCGCACGGACATCGCAACGGTGACCGGAACGCCGCTGCATTACTTCATGCTGACCGGTGCGTCGTTCCCACAGTCGGGGATCTCAATAGAAAAGCTCGAGTCGAGATTCCTCGGCAAGATCCGCGATCGCATGGAGAGTTATGGCTCAGTCTGGGAAAACCTGATGTCGTTCGCCCTGATGATCGAGAACAAAGGCAAAGGAGTCAGGCTGTTTACCGAGTGGCAGGATCCGGCGCCGCTCTCGGAGAAAGAGCAGCTTGATAACATCGTCGTTAAAAAAGATCTCGGCATCACCGAGCGGCAGGCTCTGATAGAAGCCGGTTATGGCGAAGAGGATGTCGATGAGATGCTGCTCGAAAAACAAGAGATCCAGCAGAAGATGGTCCAGAGCTTTAATGCGGGCGAGAATCTGTCGAACGACAACACTGATCAGCAGCAGACGGATGTAAATGTCGGTTCTTGA
- a CDS encoding DUF1643 domain-containing protein, with amino-acid sequence MLATVQPTLFQHETRSASLDRRRIYRYELWRQWSPEPRRYVNFVCLNPSTADENTDDPTVRKCVKFTRSWGFDALCITNLFAFRATDFKVAMKVTDPVGFGNDRHIISVAQDASLVVCAWSRNGAFMGRGSIVRRMLARFDPHYLRLTREQPWHPLYLPDNTKPSRWYSRDFKNKETK; translated from the coding sequence ATGTTAGCCACTGTCCAGCCAACATTATTTCAACACGAGACCCGTTCCGCTTCTCTCGATCGGCGCCGAATCTATCGCTATGAACTCTGGCGGCAATGGTCGCCCGAACCGCGCCGGTATGTGAATTTCGTCTGTCTAAACCCATCGACTGCCGATGAAAACACCGACGATCCAACCGTCCGCAAATGCGTCAAATTTACCCGCTCCTGGGGCTTCGACGCTCTATGCATAACCAACCTATTTGCCTTTCGTGCGACCGACTTTAAGGTCGCGATGAAGGTCACCGATCCAGTCGGATTCGGTAACGATCGGCACATTATTTCTGTCGCACAAGACGCCTCTCTAGTCGTCTGTGCATGGAGTCGCAACGGTGCTTTTATGGGCCGCGGCTCGATCGTCCGTCGAATGCTCGCTCGGTTCGATCCTCACTATCTGCGGCTGACTCGGGAACAGCCGTGGCATCCGCTTTATCTGCCCGACAACACTAAGCCCTCGCGATGGTATTCGCGAGATTTTAAAAATAAGGAGACTAAATAA
- a CDS encoding helix-turn-helix domain-containing protein, whose protein sequence is MEKSTFGERLRLAFGNAKYAQIAAKMGVSEATVKVYMAGRVPDDKKLVKISKLTNCSLHWLLTGEGDRFVSGSGNLAYIVHHALMERLRIVAKEQAPIVFADLDIGSDGLTEATLRILCEVLLQHGMLKFGLIPAIDEGIYSDRRRAKRFSFFSNQPQSVDDRIQEIVDSRVSHDQRFTLDTQGEIRDMIREIVREEVSNSRKRPVYPLVLSRADDDDEIEETTRRKAG, encoded by the coding sequence ATGGAAAAATCTACGTTCGGTGAACGACTGCGACTTGCTTTTGGCAACGCCAAATACGCACAAATTGCTGCTAAAATGGGGGTTTCTGAGGCAACGGTCAAGGTTTATATGGCTGGGCGCGTCCCGGACGACAAGAAGCTTGTAAAAATCTCGAAGTTGACGAATTGTAGCCTTCACTGGTTATTGACAGGTGAAGGTGATCGTTTTGTATCTGGTTCGGGGAACTTGGCCTATATCGTTCATCATGCACTGATGGAGCGACTGCGTATCGTAGCAAAGGAACAAGCTCCAATCGTGTTTGCTGATCTTGATATAGGATCAGACGGCCTAACCGAAGCCACACTTCGTATTCTTTGCGAGGTCTTGTTGCAGCACGGAATGTTGAAATTTGGATTGATCCCGGCTATTGATGAAGGGATTTATTCGGATCGACGGCGGGCGAAAAGATTCTCGTTCTTCAGTAATCAACCGCAGTCAGTGGACGATCGAATTCAAGAAATAGTCGATTCGCGGGTCTCGCATGATCAACGTTTCACACTTGACACGCAAGGCGAGATTCGTGATATGATTCGTGAAATCGTTAGAGAGGAAGTCAGTAATTCGAGAAAACGTCCTGTTTACCCACTCGTATTATCTAGAGCCGACGACGACGACGAAATAGAAGAAACGACCCGCCGAAAGGCTGGATAA
- a CDS encoding superinfection immunity protein produces MLFQANQGSGDAAAGLLVIGAVFLGGLFFYFLPSIVAVASSHPQTAAIVLLNLFLGWTFVGWVIALVWAVMNYDKPAIQTTQQPVVQSPRAADYNYKKI; encoded by the coding sequence ATGTTGTTTCAAGCTAATCAAGGCAGTGGCGATGCAGCTGCGGGTTTGCTAGTCATTGGAGCGGTCTTTCTGGGCGGATTGTTTTTTTACTTCTTGCCGAGCATCGTGGCGGTGGCGAGTAGTCATCCGCAAACGGCAGCAATTGTTCTGCTGAATCTATTTCTGGGTTGGACGTTCGTTGGTTGGGTGATCGCACTGGTTTGGGCGGTCATGAACTATGACAAACCTGCCATTCAGACGACGCAGCAACCGGTTGTTCAATCGCCCCGAGCTGCGGATTATAACTACAAAAAGATTTGA
- a CDS encoding helix-turn-helix domain-containing protein, with translation MSREHRDDHRYEIEALSKGLAVLEALEGLRWEPVNVATIMERTGLSRDTVDRTLKTLRLRGYAICEAGKWTAGKRLQRVSRSLTLHKL, from the coding sequence ATGAGTAGAGAACATCGCGACGATCATCGCTACGAGATCGAAGCACTATCAAAGGGCCTCGCCGTACTCGAGGCCCTCGAAGGGCTCCGGTGGGAACCGGTCAATGTGGCCACGATCATGGAGCGTACCGGCCTCAGCCGAGACACCGTCGATCGCACATTGAAAACCCTTCGCCTCCGCGGCTATGCCATTTGCGAGGCCGGCAAATGGACCGCAGGCAAACGCCTGCAGCGGGTATCTAGGAGCCTGACGCTCCACAAGCTTTAA
- a CDS encoding chitosanase → MGFSEKAKLTALAIVHIFETAKPFGDYAAVAVLNDGAGVSYGINQFTHRSGSLYKVLNTYLGMGGQVGAEIFRLALPDLHSGRNILKWSENLTFKNALRAAARTDEMKQAQQMIAENFYLQPAIDACEGSGFELPLSLAVIYDSINHGSYAKIRDRVKCSPIDEEGWITEYVQKRDAWLESIPRLAVTDYRTDFFLAQIARDNWRLDLPLNVHGRKLTDDDIVVAGERLTVGEPFEDSAVDQPAIIDTPLERTSSDEAATQAATEPTVADQPPTFVAEDKTVDAPEPTGFMAKLKAQGAIILGAVGGVAGLKELFNVQISPETIELLKILVPTVLSLGFIGFLVWFVAEKVIGWKTLKLQADYATDPTRHNLVIRPK, encoded by the coding sequence ATGGGATTTTCCGAGAAAGCAAAACTGACGGCACTTGCGATCGTGCATATCTTCGAGACGGCGAAACCGTTCGGAGATTATGCGGCGGTGGCGGTGCTGAATGACGGTGCCGGCGTGAGCTACGGCATCAACCAGTTTACGCATCGGTCGGGATCTCTCTACAAGGTTCTGAATACATACCTCGGTATGGGCGGTCAGGTTGGAGCGGAAATATTCCGGCTCGCCTTACCGGACCTGCACTCGGGGCGAAATATTTTGAAATGGTCCGAGAACCTCACTTTCAAAAACGCTCTGCGAGCTGCGGCTCGGACGGACGAGATGAAGCAGGCTCAGCAGATGATCGCCGAGAACTTTTATCTGCAGCCAGCGATCGATGCGTGTGAGGGCTCGGGCTTTGAACTGCCGCTAAGTTTGGCGGTGATCTATGACTCGATCAATCACGGTTCCTATGCCAAGATCCGTGACCGCGTAAAGTGCAGCCCGATCGACGAGGAAGGCTGGATCACGGAGTACGTGCAAAAGCGTGACGCTTGGCTCGAGTCGATACCCCGTTTGGCCGTGACGGACTATCGAACTGATTTCTTCCTGGCCCAGATCGCCAGAGATAATTGGCGGCTCGATCTGCCGCTAAACGTTCACGGCCGCAAGTTGACCGACGATGACATAGTCGTCGCCGGCGAGCGATTGACGGTGGGCGAGCCATTTGAAGATTCGGCAGTTGATCAGCCCGCTATTATCGACACTCCGCTGGAACGAACATCCTCCGACGAAGCTGCTACGCAGGCCGCTACTGAACCAACAGTTGCTGATCAGCCGCCGACATTCGTCGCGGAAGATAAGACGGTCGATGCTCCGGAGCCGACCGGTTTCATGGCGAAGCTCAAAGCACAAGGGGCAATAATCCTCGGAGCGGTCGGTGGCGTTGCGGGGTTGAAAGAATTGTTTAACGTGCAGATCTCTCCGGAGACGATCGAGCTGCTGAAGATCCTGGTGCCGACAGTGCTCAGCCTCGGATTCATTGGTTTTCTGGTCTGGTTCGTCGCGGAGAAGGTGATTGGCTGGAAAACACTCAAGCTGCAGGCTGACTATGCGACAGACCCGACGCGGCACAACCTGGTGATCAGGCCCAAATAG
- a CDS encoding minor capsid protein, which yields MSVLDDLLKAHRKRIIEREEATFREMLSVYADLQKDLTLQYKAIQKLMDEARAAGEEITPSWIARSRRLKALIDQVKTEIVRFGGKVTGIVSREQRSAISIAANQTREVINVLSPADAIGSLLPTRTIENAIGMMGDGSPMLAYFEKTFAPAVAEKLRSEIVRAAALGTDFRTIARRLVEAGDITRHRALTMARTEVNRVRRATTLEAYRENQNITGWEWVAAKSERTCPVCLALDGTIFAIKDGFRSTSTVDAR from the coding sequence ATGTCGGTTCTTGATGACCTTCTCAAAGCTCACCGGAAACGGATCATCGAACGCGAAGAGGCGACTTTTCGCGAGATGCTCTCGGTCTATGCCGATCTTCAGAAAGATCTAACCCTCCAATACAAAGCGATCCAAAAACTCATGGACGAGGCACGGGCTGCCGGCGAGGAGATCACTCCGAGCTGGATCGCTCGTTCGCGTCGTCTAAAAGCTCTTATTGACCAGGTCAAAACCGAGATCGTCAGATTTGGCGGGAAAGTGACCGGCATCGTTTCGCGTGAACAGCGATCGGCGATCTCGATCGCGGCGAATCAGACCCGCGAAGTGATCAACGTTCTAAGCCCGGCCGATGCGATCGGAAGTTTGCTGCCGACGCGGACGATCGAAAATGCGATCGGTATGATGGGCGACGGTTCGCCGATGCTCGCGTATTTCGAGAAGACATTTGCACCGGCCGTCGCTGAGAAGCTGCGCAGTGAGATAGTGAGGGCCGCGGCATTGGGAACCGACTTTCGCACGATCGCCCGGAGGCTTGTCGAGGCCGGCGACATTACCAGGCACCGGGCACTGACAATGGCGCGTACCGAGGTCAACCGTGTGCGCAGAGCGACGACGCTCGAGGCTTATCGCGAGAACCAAAATATCACCGGCTGGGAGTGGGTCGCGGCAAAGTCCGAGCGGACGTGTCCGGTTTGTCTGGCTCTCGATGGAACGATCTTCGCGATCAAGGACGGATTCCGCAGCACATCAACTGTCGATGCACGATGA
- the terL gene encoding phage terminase large subunit, protein MKPATKYDHRQRQRADFEQTRKGLGLNRIDFPEWLPQVTPQWSWGWKHQLMLYRKLQDVTDGITKRLMIFMPPRHSKSETVTVRYSAYRLEQDPKMNIILGSYNQKLANRFSRKTYRIAKQRIALAKDRKAVEEWETAIGGGIRAVGVGAGITGFGGNLIMVDDPVKNREEAESEAYRDKCWDWFNDDLYTRLEPDGAIVLTMTRWHDDDLAGRLLKEMEEGGERWEVLRLPAIAEEKDPMGRKVGQALCPERYDIASLRRAEKKLGAYSFAALYQQRPTPLEGALFKRSWFKDKIVEKEPENLKWARGYDLAVSQKTSADYTASFRCGFDKQGNLYISGGFRGRIEYPEQRRFVVQRMKQEKNTRHGVEKALHGEALVQDLRREPSLRAIPLKAVKVDTDKFTRALAWANLAEEGKVFIVRGHWNADFLDECCRFTGKGDAHDDQVDAVRVAVGMLSKKSGKLWAF, encoded by the coding sequence GTGAAACCAGCCACCAAATATGATCACCGGCAGCGGCAGCGAGCGGATTTTGAGCAAACCAGAAAAGGGCTCGGGCTGAACCGCATCGACTTTCCGGAATGGCTCCCGCAGGTCACGCCGCAATGGTCGTGGGGCTGGAAGCATCAGCTTATGCTCTACCGCAAGCTGCAGGACGTGACGGACGGGATCACAAAGCGGCTGATGATCTTTATGCCGCCGAGGCATTCGAAGTCGGAGACGGTGACGGTTCGTTATAGCGCGTACAGGCTCGAGCAGGATCCGAAGATGAACATCATTCTGGGATCGTACAACCAGAAGCTCGCCAATCGATTTTCAAGAAAGACCTATCGCATCGCAAAGCAACGGATCGCTCTCGCCAAGGACCGCAAGGCGGTCGAGGAATGGGAGACAGCGATCGGTGGCGGCATTCGTGCGGTCGGCGTCGGTGCCGGTATCACCGGTTTCGGCGGCAATCTGATCATGGTGGACGATCCGGTCAAGAACCGCGAGGAGGCCGAATCGGAAGCCTATCGCGACAAATGCTGGGACTGGTTCAACGATGATCTTTACACGCGTCTCGAACCTGATGGTGCGATCGTGCTGACGATGACCAGATGGCACGATGATGATCTCGCCGGGCGTTTGCTCAAGGAAATGGAGGAAGGCGGCGAGCGTTGGGAAGTGCTGCGGCTGCCGGCGATCGCCGAAGAGAAAGACCCGATGGGCCGGAAGGTCGGGCAGGCGTTGTGCCCGGAGCGGTACGACATCGCGAGTCTCCGGAGAGCGGAAAAGAAGCTCGGAGCGTATTCGTTCGCAGCTCTCTATCAACAACGGCCAACGCCGCTCGAAGGTGCGTTGTTCAAGCGAAGCTGGTTCAAAGACAAGATCGTCGAGAAGGAACCGGAAAACCTGAAATGGGCCAGAGGTTACGATCTCGCGGTCTCGCAGAAGACCTCGGCCGACTATACGGCGAGCTTTCGATGCGGCTTTGACAAGCAGGGCAATCTCTACATCTCGGGAGGTTTTCGCGGCCGGATCGAATACCCGGAGCAGCGGCGTTTTGTCGTTCAGCGGATGAAGCAGGAAAAAAACACCCGGCACGGCGTCGAAAAAGCTCTGCACGGCGAGGCTCTGGTTCAGGACCTAAGACGTGAGCCGTCGCTGCGGGCGATCCCGCTGAAGGCCGTCAAGGTCGATACCGACAAATTTACCCGAGCCCTGGCATGGGCGAACCTCGCGGAAGAGGGCAAGGTCTTTATCGTTCGCGGGCACTGGAACGCTGATTTTCTGGATGAGTGCTGCAGGTTCACCGGCAAGGGCGATGCTCATGATGACCAGGTCGATGCGGTTAGAGTCGCGGTCGGGATGTTGTCGAAAAAATCGGGCAAGCTTTGGGCATTTTGA